A region from the Nostoc sp. HK-01 genome encodes:
- a CDS encoding translation elongation factor G: MIPRTRVRNIGISAHIDSGKTTLSERILFYTGRIHAIEEVKGGGKGATMDFMPEEKLHGITITSAATTCQWRDTQINLIDTPGHVDFTIEVERALRVLDGAVMVLCAVAGVQSQSITVDRQMKRYRVPRLAFINKMDRMGADPFRVVQAIRDRLQLNAVLLQYPIGSEDNFQGVIDLVTMQAHYFEGENGENWVKQPIPEILVVAAQQAREKLLDSLSLFSEEMTEMLLADQEIPSELIWQVIRQATLRLELTPVLLGSAFKNKGVQNLLDAIALYLPSPIDREVVKTAESVSIYPEPDAALVALAFKLTLESFGQLTYTRIYSGTLKPGDIVYNSRTEQRVQIGRLVRMHANKREELPVAVAGDIVALLGVDCASGDTLYTGDTPVFLERMFVPEPVITLSVTPKKQEDSDRLAKALNRFQREDPTFRVSIDPESKATLISGMGELHLEIYLERIQREYNAEVYVGTPAVAYRETISQKTQFDYRLKKQSGGTGLYAHVTGWIEPSDEPFVFENRVVGGAIPKEYIPACEKGFREAMTTGKLSGYPVTGVKVLLDGGSYHPIDSSELAFRSAAHQALENAIAQAKPYILEPIMLVEVETPNEFIGRVQGDISSRRGLLLSSETMQGYSVIRAEVPLVQMFGYSTDLRSLTAGMATFSMEFACYRQS, encoded by the coding sequence ATGATCCCCCGAACACGCGTCCGCAATATTGGTATTTCTGCTCACATCGACTCTGGTAAAACTACTCTGTCAGAGCGAATTCTTTTCTATACGGGCAGAATCCATGCTATTGAGGAGGTGAAGGGAGGCGGCAAGGGTGCAACAATGGACTTTATGCCGGAGGAAAAGCTGCATGGAATTACCATTACCTCCGCAGCCACAACTTGTCAGTGGCGTGATACCCAAATTAATTTAATTGATACTCCAGGGCATGTGGATTTCACTATAGAAGTAGAGCGTGCCTTGCGGGTGCTGGATGGGGCAGTGATGGTGTTGTGTGCTGTGGCGGGTGTGCAGTCCCAGTCCATCACAGTGGATCGGCAGATGAAACGCTACCGTGTACCGCGGCTGGCATTCATTAACAAAATGGATCGAATGGGTGCAGATCCGTTTCGTGTAGTCCAGGCTATCCGCGATCGCTTGCAATTAAATGCTGTGTTGCTGCAATATCCCATCGGTAGCGAAGATAACTTCCAAGGTGTGATTGATTTAGTGACAATGCAGGCACACTACTTTGAAGGCGAAAATGGCGAAAATTGGGTAAAACAACCAATTCCTGAGATTCTTGTAGTCGCAGCACAACAGGCGCGGGAAAAATTGCTAGATAGCTTGTCTTTGTTCTCAGAAGAGATGACTGAGATGCTATTGGCAGATCAGGAGATTCCTTCAGAACTGATTTGGCAAGTTATCCGCCAAGCAACCTTGAGGCTGGAACTGACACCTGTACTGCTGGGTTCTGCATTCAAAAACAAAGGAGTGCAAAACCTGCTGGATGCGATCGCCCTTTATTTACCATCTCCTATCGATAGGGAAGTAGTAAAAACCGCAGAATCAGTCAGTATTTACCCTGAGCCTGATGCTGCTTTGGTCGCTTTGGCATTCAAACTCACTCTCGAATCTTTCGGTCAGCTAACCTACACCCGCATTTACTCCGGCACATTAAAACCGGGTGATATTGTGTATAACTCCCGTACTGAACAACGAGTGCAAATCGGGCGCTTGGTGAGAATGCACGCCAACAAGCGCGAAGAGTTGCCAGTGGCTGTGGCTGGAGATATTGTGGCTTTGTTGGGTGTTGATTGTGCTTCGGGCGATACATTATACACGGGAGACACACCAGTGTTTTTAGAAAGAATGTTTGTCCCGGAACCAGTGATTACACTGTCAGTTACACCAAAAAAACAAGAAGATAGCGATCGCCTAGCCAAAGCCCTCAACCGCTTTCAACGGGAAGACCCGACATTTCGAGTAAGTATCGACCCAGAATCAAAAGCAACTTTGATTTCTGGTATGGGTGAACTGCATCTGGAGATTTACTTAGAGCGGATTCAACGGGAATATAATGCTGAGGTTTATGTCGGTACTCCAGCCGTGGCGTATCGGGAAACCATTAGCCAAAAAACTCAATTTGATTACCGACTCAAGAAACAATCTGGTGGTACTGGTTTATATGCTCATGTAACTGGGTGGATTGAACCAAGCGATGAACCATTTGTGTTTGAAAATCGGGTAGTTGGTGGTGCAATTCCCAAAGAATATATCCCCGCTTGTGAAAAAGGTTTCCGCGAGGCGATGACAACAGGAAAACTGTCAGGCTATCCGGTAACTGGGGTGAAAGTCTTGCTGGATGGAGGTTCCTATCATCCAATTGATTCTTCGGAATTGGCGTTTCGTTCTGCTGCTCATCAAGCACTAGAAAATGCGATCGCCCAAGCCAAACCCTATATACTCGAACCAATTATGCTCGTCGAAGTGGAAACACCAAACGAGTTTATAGGTAGAGTCCAGGGTGATATATCATCCCGTCGCGGCTTGCTGCTGAGTTCCGAGACAATGCAAGGATACTCTGTGATTCGCGCCGAAGTACCACTAGTACAGATGTTTGGCTATTCTACAGACTTGCGATCGCTCACTGCGGGTATGGCGACTTTTTCAATGGAATTTGCCTGTTATCGCCAGTCTTAA
- the psaB_1 gene encoding photosystem I P700 chlorophyll a apoprotein A2, translated as MATKYPKFNQDLAQDPTTRRIWYAIATGNDFESHDGMTEENLYQKIFATHFGHVAIIFLWASSLLFHVAWQGNFEPWIKDPLHIRPIAHAIWDPHFGKPAIDAFTQGGANYPVNIAYSGVYHWWYTIGMRTNNDLYQGSVFLLLLAALFLFAGWLHLQPKYRPSLTWFKSAEPRLNHHLAGLFGVSSLAWAGHLIHVAIPESRGVHVGWRNFLTTLPHPAGLTPFWTGNWGVYAQDADATNHVFGTSQGAGTAILTFLGGFHPQTESLWLTDMAHHHLAIAVIFIIAGHMYRTNFGIGHSIKEMLNSRQFFGIQTEGQFNLPHQGLYDTYNNSLHFQLSLHLAALGTAASLVAQHMYSLPPYAFIAKDYTTQAALYTHHQYIAGFLMIGAFAHAGIFWIRDYDPEQNKGNVLERVLKHKEAIISHLSWVSLFLGFHTLGLYVHNDVVVAFGTPEKQILIEPVFAQFIQSAHGKLLYGMNTLLSNTDSIAYKAWPNQGNVWLPNWLDAINSGTNSLFLTIGPGDFLVHHAIALGLHTTTLICVKGALDARGTKLMPDKKDFGFTFPCDGPGRGGTCQTSSWEQSFYLAMFWMLNLLGWVTFYWHWKHLGIWQGNVAQFNENSTYLMGWFRDYLWANSAQLINGYNPYGTSNLSVWAWMFLFGHLVWATGFMFLISWRGYWQELIETLVWAHERTPLANLVRWKDKPVALSIVQGWLVGLAHFTVGYILTYAAFLIASTAGKFG; from the coding sequence ATGGCGACAAAATATCCTAAATTTAACCAGGATCTAGCTCAAGATCCAACTACACGTCGAATATGGTACGCGATCGCCACAGGAAATGATTTTGAAAGTCATGATGGTATGACTGAGGAAAATCTTTACCAAAAGATTTTCGCTACTCACTTCGGTCATGTAGCAATCATTTTCTTATGGGCATCAAGTCTTTTATTCCACGTAGCTTGGCAAGGTAACTTTGAACCGTGGATTAAAGACCCATTACATATTCGTCCTATTGCCCATGCTATTTGGGATCCTCACTTTGGTAAACCAGCCATAGATGCCTTTACCCAAGGTGGTGCTAACTATCCAGTTAACATTGCCTACTCTGGTGTTTACCATTGGTGGTACACCATTGGGATGCGGACAAATAATGACCTTTATCAAGGTTCCGTGTTCTTGTTGTTATTAGCAGCATTATTCTTGTTTGCTGGCTGGCTGCATTTGCAACCTAAATACCGTCCTAGCTTGACCTGGTTTAAAAGCGCTGAACCTCGTTTAAATCACCACCTCGCAGGTTTATTTGGGGTGAGTTCGTTAGCTTGGGCTGGTCACTTAATTCACGTTGCCATCCCCGAATCTCGCGGTGTGCATGTAGGCTGGCGAAACTTCTTAACTACTTTGCCTCACCCCGCAGGTTTAACACCATTTTGGACAGGGAACTGGGGTGTGTACGCCCAAGATGCCGATGCAACTAACCATGTATTTGGCACATCTCAGGGTGCAGGAACGGCTATTCTGACTTTTTTAGGTGGTTTCCATCCCCAAACAGAGTCATTATGGCTGACTGATATGGCGCATCACCATTTAGCGATCGCCGTCATCTTTATTATTGCTGGTCACATGTACCGCACTAACTTCGGGATTGGTCACAGCATCAAAGAAATGCTCAACTCCAGACAATTCTTTGGTATTCAAACCGAAGGTCAGTTTAATTTACCTCATCAAGGGTTGTACGACACCTATAACAATTCCCTGCACTTTCAGTTATCTCTACACTTGGCTGCACTGGGTACAGCTGCTTCATTAGTGGCACAACACATGTATTCCTTGCCACCTTACGCCTTTATAGCGAAGGACTACACAACCCAGGCGGCACTATACACTCATCATCAATATATTGCTGGGTTCTTGATGATTGGTGCCTTTGCCCATGCTGGAATTTTTTGGATACGCGACTACGACCCAGAACAAAACAAAGGTAATGTTCTTGAGCGAGTACTGAAACACAAAGAAGCGATTATCTCTCACTTAAGTTGGGTGTCACTTTTCTTAGGCTTCCATACCCTAGGACTATATGTTCATAACGATGTTGTTGTGGCTTTTGGGACACCCGAAAAGCAAATTTTGATTGAACCAGTATTTGCTCAATTTATCCAATCGGCTCACGGCAAACTACTGTATGGGATGAACACTTTGTTATCTAATACAGATAGCATTGCTTATAAAGCTTGGCCGAATCAAGGTAACGTTTGGCTACCCAATTGGCTAGATGCGATTAACTCTGGTACTAACTCTCTATTCTTGACCATTGGGCCAGGAGATTTCTTAGTACACCATGCGATCGCACTTGGTCTGCACACCACCACTTTAATTTGTGTGAAAGGTGCGTTAGATGCCCGTGGTACCAAGCTCATGCCTGATAAAAAAGACTTTGGCTTCACCTTCCCCTGTGATGGCCCTGGTCGTGGCGGTACTTGCCAAACTTCTTCTTGGGAACAGTCTTTTTACCTCGCTATGTTCTGGATGTTGAATCTCCTAGGCTGGGTAACTTTCTACTGGCATTGGAAGCATCTAGGCATTTGGCAAGGTAACGTTGCTCAGTTCAACGAAAACTCTACATATCTTATGGGCTGGTTCCGTGATTATCTGTGGGCGAACTCTGCTCAGTTAATTAACGGTTACAACCCCTACGGCACAAGTAATTTATCTGTTTGGGCTTGGATGTTCCTCTTTGGACACCTCGTTTGGGCAACTGGTTTCATGTTCTTGATTAGCTGGCGTGGTTACTGGCAAGAGTTAATCGAAACCCTTGTTTGGGCGCATGAACGCACTCCACTAGCTAACTTAGTTCGTTGGAAAGATAAGCCTGTTGCTCTATCCATTGTCCAAGGCTGGTTGGTTGGTTTGGCTCACTTCACTGTAGGTTACATCCTCACTTATGCCGCCTTCCTCATAGCCTCAACCGCAGGTAAATTTGGTTAA
- a CDS encoding phenylalanyl-tRNA synthetase: protein MRISLNWLRELVEVKLSPEELAHTLTMAGFEVEDIEDRRTWANGVVVGRVLERQPHPNADKLSVCQVDVGAAETLNIVCGAANVRADIFVPVATVGTYLPNIDLKIKPAKLRGVPSQGMICSLKELGLPNDVDGIHIFSEENLSVGSDVRPLLGLDDVILDVTATANRADALSMVGIAREVAALTGGKLSIPEPGEVVITQNPGKLGLKIADTQACPAYIGTVIEQVKIAPSPEWLQQRLRAAGVRPISNVVDITNYVLLEWGQPLHAFDKDRLQTVAGNGNLTIGVRFANQGESLKTLDGQTRTLTTQNLLITANEKPVALAGVMGGEETEVHEGSQNLVLEAALFDSVAIRRSSRSVGLRSEASGRYERGVNRAELEIACRRALALMSELANGVIIHQEIADTRPDPATWSRSIALRLDRVNEVLGPVDLGEDTGELQESDVVRILTALGCQLTSTDERTWNVAVPPYRYRDLEREIDLIEEIARLYGYDHFCDTLPQKAEAGYLPIDQELVRKLRASFRAEGLTELIQYSLVKPGDDRQIVLSNPLFTEYSALRTELLSGLIDAFQYNLEQGNGSLNGFEIGRIFQQEEDGLREADAIAGILGGDRNLGKWSKGGREQPMTWFEAKGILESIFQQCGISVEYQPDCRDERLHPGRTASLWIGGNRLGVFGQLHPQLRREKDLPDSVYLFQLDLDVFLDALDQDEILIPTFTSYSTYPASDRDIAFFAPVKVSVGEIEKAITKAGKGLLESVEIFDEYRGENVPQGQRSLAFRLVYRASDRTLTDAEVEPVHNKVREALVEKFGVNLRS, encoded by the coding sequence ATGCGTATCTCTTTGAACTGGCTGCGGGAACTAGTAGAAGTCAAACTAAGCCCAGAAGAATTAGCTCATACCCTGACAATGGCTGGGTTTGAGGTAGAAGATATTGAAGACCGCCGCACTTGGGCAAATGGCGTTGTTGTGGGGAGAGTGCTTGAGCGTCAACCCCACCCCAACGCTGATAAATTAAGTGTGTGTCAAGTAGATGTTGGTGCGGCAGAAACTTTAAATATTGTCTGCGGTGCAGCTAATGTCCGCGCAGATATTTTTGTGCCAGTCGCCACCGTTGGCACTTATTTACCGAACATCGATTTAAAAATTAAACCGGCAAAACTGCGCGGTGTCCCTTCTCAAGGCATGATTTGTTCTTTAAAAGAACTGGGTTTGCCGAATGATGTAGATGGAATTCATATTTTTTCTGAAGAAAATCTATCGGTGGGTAGTGATGTCCGTCCGTTGCTGGGTTTAGATGATGTAATTTTAGATGTGACTGCGACTGCTAACCGTGCTGATGCTTTGAGTATGGTAGGCATAGCGCGAGAAGTTGCCGCATTGACTGGTGGTAAATTGAGTATTCCTGAACCTGGGGAAGTAGTAATCACGCAAAATCCAGGTAAGTTAGGTTTAAAAATTGCTGATACCCAAGCTTGCCCTGCATACATTGGTACAGTCATTGAACAAGTAAAAATTGCCCCATCACCTGAGTGGTTGCAACAACGCTTACGGGCTGCGGGTGTGCGCCCAATTAGTAATGTAGTTGATATTACTAACTATGTATTGTTGGAATGGGGACAACCACTCCACGCTTTTGACAAAGACCGTTTACAAACTGTTGCTGGCAATGGCAATTTAACTATTGGTGTGCGGTTTGCTAATCAAGGAGAATCCCTGAAAACCTTAGATGGGCAAACTCGCACTTTAACAACCCAGAATTTGTTAATTACCGCTAACGAAAAACCTGTGGCTTTAGCCGGAGTTATGGGGGGAGAAGAAACGGAAGTCCATGAAGGTTCGCAAAACTTAGTTTTAGAAGCAGCTTTATTTGATTCCGTAGCTATTCGTCGTTCTTCTCGTAGTGTGGGTTTACGCAGTGAAGCTTCTGGGAGATATGAACGGGGAGTAAATCGGGCAGAATTAGAAATCGCCTGTCGTCGTGCTTTAGCTTTGATGAGCGAATTAGCTAACGGTGTAATTATTCATCAAGAAATTGCTGATACTCGTCCCGACCCAGCGACTTGGAGTCGTTCTATTGCACTGCGGTTAGATAGAGTTAATGAAGTATTAGGGCCTGTTGACTTAGGTGAAGACACAGGGGAATTACAAGAAAGTGATGTTGTGAGAATTTTAACTGCCTTGGGATGTCAGCTAACATCAACAGACGAACGGACTTGGAATGTGGCTGTTCCTCCCTACCGTTACCGTGACTTAGAACGAGAAATTGACTTAATTGAAGAAATTGCTCGTCTTTACGGCTATGATCATTTCTGCGATACCTTACCCCAAAAAGCGGAAGCTGGCTATTTGCCAATAGACCAGGAATTGGTGCGGAAATTGCGTGCTTCTTTCAGGGCGGAAGGTTTGACAGAATTAATTCAGTATTCCTTAGTCAAACCAGGGGACGATCGCCAGATAGTATTAAGTAATCCCTTATTTACAGAATATTCGGCATTACGTACAGAGTTACTTTCTGGGTTGATTGATGCTTTTCAATACAATTTAGAACAAGGTAATGGTTCTCTTAACGGCTTTGAAATTGGGCGAATTTTCCAGCAAGAAGAAGACGGTTTGCGCGAAGCAGATGCGATCGCTGGTATTTTAGGAGGAGATAGAAACCTGGGCAAATGGTCAAAAGGTGGACGGGAACAACCAATGACTTGGTTTGAAGCCAAAGGTATTCTCGAAAGCATCTTTCAACAATGCGGAATCTCAGTAGAATATCAACCAGATTGTCGTGATGAGCGTTTACATCCTGGTCGCACTGCTTCTCTGTGGATAGGAGGAAACCGACTGGGTGTATTTGGTCAATTGCATCCCCAACTGCGGCGCGAAAAAGATTTACCAGATTCTGTATATCTGTTCCAATTAGATTTAGATGTCTTTTTGGATGCTTTAGATCAAGATGAAATTCTCATTCCCACATTCACATCTTATTCTACTTACCCAGCCAGCGATCGCGATATCGCCTTTTTCGCCCCTGTAAAAGTTTCTGTGGGAGAAATTGAAAAAGCAATTACCAAAGCAGGTAAAGGTTTACTAGAATCTGTCGAAATTTTTGATGAATATCGTGGCGAAAATGTCCCCCAAGGACAACGGAGTTTAGCATTTCGTCTAGTATACCGAGCCAGCGATCGCACTCTCACCGATGCCGAAGTCGAACCTGTACACAACAAAGTTCGTGAAGCCTTGGTTGAAAAATTCGGCGTTAACCTGAGAAGTTAA
- a CDS encoding YCII-related, with protein sequence MPKYVLWGTYCDDVLEKRVPYRQAHLDGLAQQKESGVLITIGPTKDITKVFGIYEAEDEATVRQLIENDPYWQNGIWTEYSIKEWIQAV encoded by the coding sequence ATGCCTAAATATGTACTCTGGGGAACTTACTGCGACGACGTTCTAGAAAAACGCGTTCCTTACCGTCAAGCTCATTTAGATGGTTTAGCCCAACAAAAAGAATCTGGTGTGTTAATTACCATCGGCCCAACCAAAGATATCACCAAAGTTTTTGGAATTTACGAAGCTGAAGACGAAGCCACTGTCCGCCAATTAATTGAAAATGACCCCTATTGGCAAAATGGTATTTGGACAGAATACTCTATCAAAGAGTGGATTCAAGCTGTTTAA